Proteins encoded by one window of Anticarsia gemmatalis isolate Benzon Research Colony breed Stoneville strain chromosome 15, ilAntGemm2 primary, whole genome shotgun sequence:
- the LOC142978888 gene encoding alpha-(1,3)-fucosyltransferase C-like: MFKFLSKFKGFERYVLCFMTLYIFVKLLFWYSDNLLLKDQLTSDARPIYILVLNRGHFVDKHRRDLIFSRSQRKIDNCIFTYDRKLFDDYSQFDAIIFGENVLLQTNVTRIKLNHRSESQIYIFSTLESASNYPACEIWHDNFFNWTFTYRLDSDVIWRYFTVRDMIGQVIAPSIHVKWMDISNTTISPEIKAILHNKKKAAAWLVTHCEADSLRDEYVSKLQEHLFHYSLEIDIYGGCSDKKCPEDDCERMLSRDYYFYIAFENSFSNDYVTEKVLHGYDNYVVPIVYGAANYNRFLPPGSYINARDHDPFNLAFLMKEIVDSPSKYEEYFTWTNVYKIKSVLDSTEDNPMYSLCEALNSDRAKHARAYKEFRLWWNGHSGMKWCLPPEHWVETYLTNTNARHFSVIYG, translated from the exons atgtttaaatttttgtCTAAATTCAAAGGCTTTGAGAGATATGTGCTGTGTTTTATGaccttgtatatttttgttaaacttttGTTCTGGTACTCTGATAATTTACTATTGAAAGACCAACTCACTTCAGATGCTAGACCAATATATATCCTTGTTTTGAATCGAGGGCACTTTGTGGATAAACATAGGAGAGACTTGATATTCTCTAGATCGCAGCGTAAAATCGACAACTGTATTTTCACCTACGACCGAAAACTTTTTGACGATTACAGTCAGTTCGACGCAATAATTTTTGGTGAAAATGTTTTACTACAGACTAATGTAACTAGAATCAAACTAAATCATCGTTCCGAATCtcaaatttatatattttcaacgTTAGAATCGGCATCTAATTACCCCGCGTGTGAAATATGGCACGATAATTTCTTCAATTGGACATTTACATATAGATTGGACTCCGACGTAATTTGGAGATACTTCACCGTACGTGATATGATTGGGCAAGTTATAGCTCCCAGTATTCACGTTAAATGGATGGATATTAGTAACACGACTATTAGCCCAGAGATAAAAGCTATATTGCATAACAAAAAGAAAGCAGCCGCCTGGCTCGTGACCCACTGTGAGGCCGACAGTTTAAGGGATGAATACGTATCGAAACTTCAGGAGCATTTATTCCACTATTCTCTCGAAATCGACATTTACGGAGGCTGTTCTGATAAAAAGTGCCCTGAAGACGATTGTGAAAGAATGTTGTCGAGGgattattatttctacataGCGTTTGAGAATTCTTTCTCAAACGATTACGTCACGGAGAAGGTGCTCCACGGATACGATAATTACGTGGTTCCTATTGTGTACGGCGCAGCTAATTACAACAG ATTTCTACCGCCGGGATCCTACATCAACGCTCGCGACCACGACCCGTTCAACTTAGCCTTTTTGATGAAAGAGATTGTGGATAGCCCATCCAAATATGAAGAGTACTTTACATGgacaaatgtttataaaataaagtccgTGTTGGATTCAACGGAAGACAATCCTATGTACAGTTTATGTGAGGCTTTAAACAGCGATAGAGCTAAGCATGCACGGGCATACAAGGAGTTCCGTCTATGGTGGAATGGCCACAGCGGCATGAAGTGGTGCTTACCACCAGAGCATTGGGTTGAAACGTATCTTACCAACACGAACGCCAGACATTTCAGTGTAATATATGGATGA
- the fd102C gene encoding forkhead domain 102C, which translates to MCSGAEGGPWPRDAPTVTAAALDHYRIQLYNYAVATERLRLYPPTVAPYMPYGPRLISSLIQGRVLQPEEPKPQHSYIGLIAMAILSSPERKLVLSDIYQHILDNYPYFRTRGPGWRNSIRHNLSLNDCFVKAGRSANGKGHYWAIHPANIEDFRKGDFRRRKAQRKVRKHMGLAVDDDGEDSPSPPPQSPPPTALPLPFWGAGRLTGGGQARKRQFDVASLLAPDDAPEKRQRRDSSCEEEPEEDIDVVASDQEERGGEEEVRAPLTPAAQYPLLGGWWPALEPALLQQLRRHSSLAPSAPPSPTDQQRPPDT; encoded by the coding sequence ATGTGCAGCGGCGCCGAGGGAGGCCCCTGGCCGAGAGACGCGCCTACTGTCACCGCAGCCGCGCTTGACCACTACCGTATACAACTCTACAACTATGCCGTGGCGACCGAACGACTCCGCCTGTACCCACCGACCGTCGCGCCCTACATGCCCTACGGACCCCGGCTCATCTCGTCCTTGATCCAGGGACGAGTGCTCCAACCGGAAGAACCGAAACCGCAACACAGCTACATCGGCCTCATCGCCATGGCCATCCTCAGCTCTCCGGAACGCAAACTAGTCCTCTCCGATATCTATCAGCACATTCTGGACAACTATCCTTACTTCCGCACCCGCGGACCTGGGTGGCGCAACTCTATTCGACACAATCTGTCACTCAACGACTGTTTCGTTAAAGCGGGCAGATCTGCCAATGGAAAGGGCCACTACTGGGCGATTCACCCGGCAAACATCGAAGATTTTCGGAAAGGTGACTTCAGAAGACGCAAAGCTCAGAGGAAAGTAAGAAAACACATGGGATTGGCCGTCGACGATGACGGCGAAGATTCCCCGTCACCACCGCCGCAGTCACCGCCGCCGACGGCTTTGCCATTACCATTCTGGGGAGCGGGACGGCTCACCGGCGGTGGACAGGCTCGGAAGAGGCAGTTTGATGTAGCTTCTCTTCTGGCACCCGACGACGCACCAGAGAAGAGGCAACGACGTGACAGTAGTTGTGAAGAAGAGCCCGAGGAGGACATTGATGTGGTGGCGAGTGACCAGGAGGAGCGCGGCGGCGAGGAGGAGGTGCGCGCGCCGCTGACGCCGGCGGCGCAGTACCCGCTGCTGGGCGGCTGGTGGCCGGCGCTGGAGCCCGCGCTGCTGCAGCAGCTGCGCCGCCACTCGTCGCTTGCGCCCTCGGCGCCGCCGAGCCCCACGGACCAGCAGCGCCCACCCGACACCTAG